A region of Corvus cornix cornix isolate S_Up_H32 chromosome 3, ASM73873v5, whole genome shotgun sequence DNA encodes the following proteins:
- the SDE2 gene encoding replication stress response regulator SDE2 has protein sequence MAAPGPGPLWVRDPLGPRVRPLPLPPGGGSVLCLRRDRARELNIPEESLYVKCNGRLASDEDELQSGVVYSLEPRLCGGKGGFGSMLRALGAQIEKTTNREACRDLSGRRLRDVNHEKAMAEWVKKQAEREAEKEQRRLERLQRKLAEPRHTFTDPEYERQYREMAERQEESLRIGLQVIASKAVSSESGKSRKRPGEPGKNETKCEKRKCPWPGLDEATGSGCEDDNKDDSPCASDRSCPSGSRSNESVGNSDECSSSSVASAEDSPSTSASKKPLEQPEGSGRDLQGEVCTGQAEILAEENSKMTEPPKEEAQGKNGVTQAQKEEQENVPAKAQETNQSQSTEAEPIDLLAFNSASELEALGLEKLKMGLMSLGLKCGGTLKERAARLFSVRGLSRDQIKPSLFAKPPKGKTSG, from the exons ATggcggcgccggggccgggcccgctgtGGGTGCGGGACCCGCTGGGGCCGCGGGTGCggccgctgccgctgcccccCGGGGGCGGCTCCGTGCTCTGCCTCCGCCGCGACCGCGCCCGGGAGCTG AACATCCCAGAAGAAAGCTTGTATGTGAAGTGTAACGGGCGACTGGCCAGTGATGAAGATGAGTTGCAGAGTGGAGTCGTTTATAGCCTGGAGCCAAGGCTTTGTGGTGGAAAAGGAG ggTTTGGGTCGATGCTGCGAGCCCTTGGTGCTCAGATTGAGAAGACGACAAACAGAGAGGCGTGTCGGGATCTCAGTGGAAGGAGACTGCGGGATGTCAACCACGAAAAAGC GATGGCTGAGTGGGTGAAGAAGCAGGCGGAGCGGGAGGCGGAGAAGGAGCAGCGGCgcctggagaggctgcagcGGAAGCTGGCGGAGCCGCGGCACACGTTCACCGACCCCGAGTACGAGCGGCAGTACCGCGAGATGGCCGAGCGCCAGGAGGAGTCGCTCCGCATCG GCTTGCAGGTTATTGCCAGCAAAGCAGTGTCATCAGAAAGTGGCAAGAGTCGGAAACGTCCCGGTGAGCCtggaaagaatgaaacaaaatgtgaaaaaagaaaatgtccttG gccaggATTGGATGAGGCCACAGGCTCAGGCTGTGAGGATGACAATAAGGATGACTCCCCTTGTGCATCTGACAGAAGTTGTCCATCAGGCAGCAGATCCAATGAAAGTGTTGGAAATTCAGATGAGTGTtcaagcagctctgtggcttcAGCAGAGGATAGTCCATCTACCAGTGCAAGCAAGAAACCACTGGAGCAGCCAGAAGGTTCTGGAAGAGATCTGCAAGGAGAGGTGTGCACAGGGCAGGCTGAAATTCTGgctgaagaaaacagtaaaatgacAGAGCCCCCGAAGGAAGAGGCCCAAGGAAAAAATGGAGTGACTCAAGCTCagaaagaagagcaagaaaatgttCCTGCTAAGGCACAGGAAACAAACCAGTCACAGAGCACA gagGCAGAACCAATAGACCTGCTGGCGTTCAACTCTGCTTCAGAACTGGAAGCCCTGGGTCTAGAGAAGCTGAAGATGGGGTTGATGTCTTTGGGACTGAAATGTGGAGGCACTTTGAAGGAAAGAGCAGCAAGGCTGTTTTCAGTGAGGGGTCTGTCTAGAGACCAGATCAAGCCATCCTTATTTGCAAAGCCCCCTAAAGGGAAAACCTCTGGTTAG